One Rosa chinensis cultivar Old Blush chromosome 5, RchiOBHm-V2, whole genome shotgun sequence genomic region harbors:
- the LOC112203726 gene encoding uncharacterized protein LOC112203726, with the protein MDPNIPHIHYGKKMTNLAKLDFVALDISGKNYLSWALDAEIHLEAQNLGPTIKEGNSASPKNKAKVMIFLRHHLHQGLKDEYLTVKDPLELWTGLADRFAHQKTVVLPRARYEWTHLRLQDYSSVIDYNSAMFRITCQMNLCGETVTQAMMLEKTFSTFHASNMVLQQQYRERGFTKYSDLISCLLVAEQNNELLMKNHQSRPTGSQPFPEANATFTSGYGNRRGGRHGKARNRGHRRGQGRQNGQARGGYNQQLGPRNNAKITKGNGQMIKPHKNEDSVCLRCGGKGHWARTCRAEDHLVALYKASLKKKHVETNYIDHSDPWDSSEPIDITPLDVSDFFANNGSNFDDMTSGGILDDY; encoded by the coding sequence ATGGATCCTAACATACCTCATATTCATTATGGAAAGAAGATGACgaatttggcaaaattggattttgTCGCCCTTGACATCTCTGGCAAGAACTACCTGTCTTGGGCCCTTGATGCAGAGATTCATCTCGAAGCCCAAAACCTTGGGCCTAcaatcaaggaaggaaactCAGCGTCCCCAAAGAATAAAGCTAAGGTTATGATTTTTCTGCGCCACCATCTCCATCAGGGATTGAAGGACGAGTACTTAACTGTCAAAGACCCACTTGAGCTATGGACAGGTTTGGCAGATAGATTCGCTCACCAAAAGACTGTTGTGCTCCCTAGAGCACGTTATGAATGGACGCATCTGCGCCTTCAAGATTACAGTTCTGTGATAGATTATAATTCTGCCATGTTCAGGATCACCTGCCAAATGAATCTTTGTGGAGAAACTGTAACTCAGGCCATGATGCTTGAAAAGACCTTCTCCACTTTTCATGCCTCTAATATGGTCTTACAGCAGCAATACAGAGAAAGAGGATTCACCAAATATTCTGATCTCATCTCTTGTCTTCTGGTGGCTGAGCAAAACAATGAGCTCTTAATGAAGAACCATCAGTCTCGCCCCACAGGATCACAACCATTCCCTGAAGCGAATGCTACTTTTACTAGTGGTTATGGCAATAGACGTGGTGGAAGGCATGGCAAAGCCCGTAACCGTGGTCATAGACGTGGTCAGGGTCGACAAAATGGCCAAGCTCGTGGGGGCTACAACCAGCAGTTGGGCCCAAGGAACAATGCCAAGATTACTAAAGGAAATGGTCAGATGATCAAACCTCATAAAAATGAAGACAGTGTTTGTCTTAGATGTGGTGGTAAAGGCCATTGGGCTCGCACCTGTCGTGCAGAAGACCATTTGGTGGCCCTCTACAAAGCTTCCttgaaaaagaaacatgtgGAGACAAACTACATTGACCACTCTGACCCTTGGGATTCATCTGAGCCTATAGACATTACTCCGCTCGATGTCTCAGATTTTTTTGCGAACAATGGAAGCAATTTTGATGATATGACCAGTGGTGGAATTCTTGACGACTACTAG